In Acaryochloris marina S15, a single genomic region encodes these proteins:
- a CDS encoding glycosyltransferase family A protein, producing the protein MNNSLISVIIPAYNASEYIGRTLTSVINQSYQNFEILVVDDGSTDETASIASHFAELDSRIMLIQQANQGVASARNHGIKVAQGEYIAPLDADDIWHKDNLKKKFQMFLMQEASVGMVYSWSADIDELGYFTGHTHVARYFGNVLPGLCLSNFIGNASSTMIRSKCFNNIGGYSTELKDNNAQGAEDWDLYIRLAICYQVQVIPEVLVGYRQLTNGMSKNTVVMMKSQYLTLKRLKDKLAFQCPMLERRISSSHLSVMTRQFYEEEAFDQALAHFIKAIWGEGLITLLPFRNWRLLLKILSKLFLGGWLTASSFEENDAQSPSFLICRPITKYLDWIFNLFADNNYTPIQKLSEQIYPAGQEVGVLPWRNTILLKYQFLKQINTLTGQGLLW; encoded by the coding sequence ATGAATAATTCGCTTATTTCTGTCATTATTCCTGCGTATAATGCATCTGAATATATTGGTAGAACCTTGACCTCAGTCATTAATCAGTCCTACCAGAATTTTGAGATATTGGTGGTCGATGATGGGTCTACAGATGAGACAGCCTCCATCGCTAGCCATTTTGCTGAATTGGATTCGAGAATAATGCTGATTCAGCAAGCAAATCAAGGTGTTGCTTCTGCCCGAAATCACGGCATCAAGGTTGCTCAAGGCGAGTATATTGCACCCTTAGATGCAGATGATATTTGGCATAAGGATAATCTTAAAAAGAAATTCCAGATGTTCCTTATGCAAGAGGCATCTGTAGGTATGGTCTATTCTTGGTCTGCTGATATTGATGAACTTGGATACTTCACGGGGCATACCCATGTTGCCAGATACTTCGGGAATGTTTTGCCTGGCTTATGTTTGTCAAATTTTATCGGTAATGCCAGTTCCACAATGATTCGCAGTAAATGTTTCAACAACATTGGGGGATATTCAACTGAGCTTAAAGACAATAATGCCCAAGGGGCTGAAGACTGGGATCTGTATATTCGACTTGCTATTTGCTACCAAGTACAGGTCATACCAGAAGTTTTAGTGGGCTATCGACAACTCACGAACGGCATGTCCAAGAATACTGTCGTAATGATGAAATCTCAATATCTGACGTTGAAACGTTTAAAGGACAAGCTCGCCTTTCAATGCCCTATGTTGGAGCGCAGAATTTCTAGTAGTCATTTATCTGTAATGACACGCCAATTTTATGAAGAAGAGGCTTTTGATCAAGCTTTAGCTCATTTTATTAAAGCTATATGGGGTGAGGGGTTGATAACTTTGCTCCCATTTCGAAACTGGAGGTTATTGCTGAAGATACTTAGTAAGTTGTTCTTAGGTGGATGGCTTACTGCTAGTTCATTTGAAGAGAATGACGCTCAATCACCAAGTTTTTTGATATGTCGTCCTATAACTAAGTATCTAGATTGGATTTTTAATCTTTTTGCCGATAACAACTACACCCCAATTCAGAAATTGTCTGAACAAATTTATCCAGCAGGTCAAGAAGTGGGAGTACTCCCTTGGCGAAACACGATACTTCTGAAGTATCAGTTCTTAAAACAGATCAATACTTTGACAGGACAAGGACTACTTTGGTAG